The following proteins are encoded in a genomic region of Corticium candelabrum chromosome 11, ooCorCand1.1, whole genome shotgun sequence:
- the LOC134186925 gene encoding eukaryotic translation initiation factor 1A, X-chromosomal-like produces the protein MPKNKGKGGKNRRRGKNENERDKRELVFKEDGQEYAQVTRMLGNGRLEAMCFDGEKRLCHIRGKLRKKVWINQGDIILLGLREYQDAKADVIMRYNTEEARQLKTYGELPEHAKINETGMFGEGDDDEGVMFDDYADGQDIDIDDDEI, from the exons ATGCCGAAGAATAAAG GAAAAGGCGGAAAGAATCGACGCAGAGGAAAGAACGAGAACGAACGAGACAAGAGAGAGTTGGTGTTCAAGGAGGACGGACAAG AGTACGCGCAAGTGACGAGGATGCTCGGAAACGGACGACTTGAGGCGATGTGTTTCGATGGCGAGAAGCGGCTGTGTCACATTCGAGGGAAACTACGAAAAAAG GTTTGGATCAATCAAGGCGACATCATTCTTCTTGGCCTTCGAGAGTATCAAGATGCAAAGGCCGACGTGATCATGAGGTACAACACTGAAGAGGCACGGCAGTTGAAAACATACGGGGAATTACCAGAAcatg CGAAGATCAACGAGACGGGAATGTTTGGAGAGGGAGATGATGACGAGGGGGTGATGTTTGATGATTACGCTGATGGCCAAGATATTGACATAGATGATGAT GAGATTTAA
- the LOC134187260 gene encoding poly [ADP-ribose] polymerase 2-like produces MSGDSSRQRSGCTNVQLVERYVKTTHAKTHDQYILDVLDVFFIDKKSTFTDIGNRLTDWVDILSEGLKIAPPEAPVTGYMVSILLISVRRVQTIVLLLAPKNVGLLLLCDVSLGTTNDLLAADYDADQLPRGKQSVMGKGRIARDPGNIHTMSDGCVVPLGPTCDTKVHNPHGYTLNCNEYVIYDVKQIKMRYLVKLRFNFQ; encoded by the exons ATGTCAGGTGACTCCTCTAGACAAAGAAGTGGCTGCACGAACGTACAA ctTGTTGAGCGTTACGTTAAAACAACACACGCCAAGACTCACGATCAATACATTCTGGATGTTCTCGACGTTTTCTTTATCGACAAGAAGTCGACATTCACCGACATCGGCAACAG GCTGACCGATTGGGTTGACATTCTGAGTGAAGGTCTCAAGATTGCACCCCCAGAAGCACCAGTCACAGGCTACATG GTGTCTATTTTGCTGATATCTGTTCGAAGAGTGCAAACTATTGTTTTGCTACTCGCTCCAAAAAACGTCGGTCTTCTTCTACTTTGTGAT GTATCATTGGGGACAACGAATGATTTGTTAGCTGCAGATTATGATGCAGATCAGCTGCCTCGTGGAAAGCAGAGTGTTATGGGGAAAGGAAGGATTGCACGTGATCCAGGGAATATACACACAAT GTCTGATGGTTGTGTCGTTCCTCTCGGTCCAACTTGTGATACCAAAGTACATAACCCACACGGCTACACACTCAACTGCAACG AGTACGTCATATATGATGTGAAGCAG ATCAAGATGCGTTATCTGGTGAAGCTGAGATTCAATTTCCAATAG
- the LOC134186940 gene encoding uncharacterized protein LOC134186940, with amino-acid sequence MGTTMAGKTSFVEALESGKPFLAQPDERTIGVVEKVMKLDDKIECKLLDCGGHRAYMLTNQLFISDNSLVLIVVDSNQYKFTQQCFRQNIADFLQVVYDRNSRAHIAIVVSKVDLMIDMSREEMSRKWSEHLHTCLRQFLKIRQAEIDRMKRIIATGDSPKNKYVSERLHFFDFQRITVEENVLLTSAATHEGVVSVKVHLRQLCGNERLIPSLHTELPSSWVTVEDKLITPQPHTSVPITDVSYAMQLCVEHGLTEESCRELLNYLNQVGSILYYSHHPTLAEVLFPVPPSVVTLLKAVFRHDHESLEYDYRFIGVDVGPQKFKEMKSDLVFNGIARISMLLALWSEFHLTADRHVDVFIKLFLALDFGYLTGSSDDVVQELAQALGRRQITLALPSSTNPTSDSSGHTIEQNRHQEQTDSCKEMISKLKQHNVGLLLPWLLNDEKPEDVNELWPLDIPHGVIQVAVEYSFAYERPLGLFERLSARCHRHSNFIRHWSSGLLMCYGAVTLLINCSKNTSPGSICLSGRVVKSHHSVGRLWHVLLRCVSDMEDLLQSVPGVLPDRFIYSGSSSSTSRKSPLGRPKQFVPNESWGTFAVDAVAGRYSAEMSKHIQAVQQVCPSVKKGIPLCHVLSSESATPVDRLDLHQIAADVGEFWPSLTSIIFGSDQSESKLSKLQQNISDSSFVQPPAFRILSEWLELRDNQLMVCELYDALLVARIPSEPQKHLSYLMLPDAASEKTTPPGDSDRVTPLIKEIVAENVGHRWHELGIYLAVSEGVLRECERQIYTYKEKLHKVLSAWTGETQHATVQQLLVACDKAGVGGIVRREIKSKLGTN; translated from the exons ATGGGAACTACAATGGCAGGAAAAACAAGCTTCGTTGAAGCACTGGAGAGTGGTAAACCATTTCTGGCACAACCAGATGAGAGAACTATAGGGGTAGTAGAAAAAGTGATGAAGCTGGATGATAAAATAGAATGCAAACTCCTTGACTGTGGTGGCCATAGAGCGTACATGCTAACTAACCAGCTGTTCATCAGTGACAATTCATTggtattgattgttgttgacagCAATCAGTATAAGTTTACTCAACAATGTTTTCGAcaaaatattgcagatttcCTGCAAGTTGTGTAtgacagaaacagcagagctCACATTGCTATTGTTGTGAGTAAAGTTGATCTGATGATCGACatgtcaagagaagaaatgagtagaaagtggagtgaacatctgcacacttGTCTACGTCAATTCTTGAAGATCAGACAAGCTGAGATTGATCGAATGAAACGGATCATTGCAACTGGTGATTCTCCAAAGAACAAATACGTATCAGAACGTCTTCACTTTTTCGACTTTCAGCGAATaactgttgaagaaaatgTGCTATTGACGAGTGCAGCTACACACGAGGGTGTGGTCAGTGTGAAGGTTCATTTAAGACAACTGTGTGGTAATGAAAGGCTGATACCTTCACTGCACACAGAGCTGCCATCATCATGGGTGACTGTAGAAGACAAGTTGATTACACCACAACCTCACACGTCTGTCCCCATTACAGATGTCTCTTATGCAATGCAACTGTGTGTAGAGCACGGACTGACAGAAGAAAGCTGTCGTGAGTTGCTAAACTACCTGAACCAGGTAGGAAGCATTCTGTATTACTCTCATCACCCGACTTTAGCAGAAGTTCTCTTTCCTGTACCACCATCTGTGGTCACTTTACTTAAGGCTGTTTTCAGACATGATCACGAATCTTTAGAATATGATTATCGGTTTATTGGGGTAGATGTAGGTCCTCAGAAGTTTAAGGAGATGAAAAGTGATCTTGTTTTTAATGGCATTGCTAGGATATCTATGCTGCTGGCACTGTGGAGTGAGTTCCATCTTACTGCAGATCGTCATGTTGACGTGTTTATTAAGCTCTTTCTTGCTCTCGACTTTGGTTATCTAACTGGCTCATCAGATGATGTAGTTCAGGAACTGGCACAAGCTCTGGGAAGACGTCAGATCACTTTAGCTCTGCCAAGTAGCACCAACCCGACATCAGATTCATCTGGTCACACAATAGAACAAAATCGTCATcaagagcaaacagacagttgcaAAGAAATGATTTCTAagctaaaacaacataatgttggcttgttgttgccatggttACTCAATGATGAGAAACCAGAGGATGTTAATGAACTTTGGCCTCTAGATATACCACATGGAGTCATACAAGTTGCAGTGGAATACTCATTTGCATATGAACGTCCATTGGGTTTGTTTGAACGACTGTCTGCTCGTTGCCATCGTCACTCCAATTTTATTCGTCACTGGAGCAGTGGACTGCTGATGTGTTATGGTGCAGTGACTTTGCTTATCAATTGCAGCAAGAATACTTCACCTGGCTCTATATGTCTCAGTGGTAGAGTAGTCAAGTCACATCACAGTGTTGGCAGATTGTGGCATGTTCTTCttcgttgtgtgtcagacatGGAGGATCTCCTCCAGTCTGTTCCTGGTGTTCTCCCTGATAGATTCATCTACAGTGGAAGTTCTTCTAGCACAAGTAGAAAGTCTCCCCTCGGTCGACCTAAGCAGTTTGTGCCAAATGAATCGTGGGGAACATTTGCTGTAGATGCTGTAGCAGGAAGATACAGTGCAGAGATGTCCAAACACATCCAAGCAGTACAACAgg tgTGTCCAAGTGTAAAGAAAGGTATTCCTTTATGTCACGTTTTGTCTTCGGAAAGTGCAACTCCAGTGGATCGATTGGATCTCCACCAGATAGCAGCAGATGTTGGAGAGTTCTGGCCTTCCTTAACAAGTATCATATTTGGTTCTGACCAGTCTGAGTCTAAGTTATCAAAGCTACAGCAAAACATTTCTGACTCCAGTTTTGTCCAGCCACCAGCATTCCGCATATTAAGTGAGTGGTTAGAGTTAAGAGACAACCAACTGATGGTatgtgaattgtatgatgctctACTTGTTGCTCGCATTCCATCTGAACCTCAAAAGCATTTGAGTTACTTGATGTTGCCTGATGCAGCATCTGAGAAGACGACTCCACCTGGTGACTCTGACAGGGTCACTCCACTCATCAAAGAAATAGTAGCTGAAAACGTTGGACATCGCTGGCATGAACTAGGTATATACCTTGCTGTTTCAGAAGGAGTCCTAAGGGAGTGTGAACGACAAATTTACACATACAAAGAGAAATTACATAAAGTTTTGTCAGCCTGGACAGGTGAAACCCAACATGCTACAGTTCAGCAGTTGTTGGTCGCTTGTGATAAAGCTGGAGTGGGAGGAATAGTCAGGAGAGAGATTAAGTCTAAGCTTGGCACAAACTGA
- the LOC134187261 gene encoding malignant fibrous histiocytoma-amplified sequence 1 homolog: protein MALPRVEARQLEMFLPKVNEHNRLELDLLDAHLFAFPEEICETSGLEVLKLCTDHIHSIPEGIAKLRKLEEIHLHTSDYHDSRTSYFSPRLPPIGLQEVPTVVSLLPCLKVLSVCGNCRNPLLFDELMSCQLPSTLVEVEMVACCLTQATLSMICNNVKLCKVNLARNNLQSFKCCNTEMIREATVLNDLEELDLCERSFRQVGSDKYMYHSMVDSLGAGMAKQRLIFEGSLSSGGEFCGIVDPAMF, encoded by the exons ATGGCGTTGCCACGCGTTGAGGCGCGACAGTTGGAAATGTTTTTACCGAAAGTTAACGAGCACAACAGGTTGGAATTGGATCTTCTAGATGcacacttgtttgcatttcctgAAGAAATATGTGAGACGAGCGGACTGGAGGTATTGAAACTTTGTACAGACCACATACACTCTATACCCGAAGGCATTGCCAAACTGAGGAAACTAGAAGAAATTCATTTGCATACAAGTGATTACCATGATTCCAGAACTTCCTACTTCTCACCGCGGCTTCCACCCATTGGTCTCCAGGAGGTCCCTActgttgtttctcttcttccatgtctcaaggttttgtctgtgtgtggtaacTGTCGCAATCCATTGCTGTTTGACGagctaatgtcatgtcaactgcCCAGTACTCTTGTGGAAGTGGAAATGGTGGCATGTTGTTTGACACAAGCAACTTTGTCTATGATCTGCAACAATGTGAAACTGTGCAAAGTGAATTTAGCACGCAACAATCTGCAGTCCTTCAAATGTTGCAACACAGAGATGATAAGAGAGGCAACAGTCTTgaatgatctagaagagctggattt ATGTGAGAGAAGTTTTCGACAGGTGGGATCTGATAAGTACATGTATCATTCAATGGTTGATAGTTTGGGAGCTGGGATG GCAAAGCAAAGGCTAATTTTCGAGGGAAGCCTGAGTAGTGGAGGGGAGTTTTGTGGTATTGTCGATCCTGCCATGTTCTaa